The Chitinimonas arctica region TCCCGATAAACCGCAATGCCCATCCTCGCCCGAAGCTGCCAAGGAACAGGGGAAGATTCGCTATCGCCCGCTGCGGCATGCCCATGCGCCATCCGCTCCCGCGCCAGCCGAGCAGCTTGGACTAGCCCTCGAGGCGGGCTATACCGGCAGCCGCCTGCATATCGCCCAGCTGGACTGCCCGACCGAAGAGGCGCTGATACGCAAGAAGTTGGCCGCCATGAAGTCGGTACAGTCGATGCGCTTTGATCTGCTGAAGGGCGAACTGAGCGTGGTCCACGCCGAGGGTGCCTTGCCGCGTGTGGTTGCCGCCATAACGGAACTGGGGATGACGGCCAGGGAAATCACCGGCCAGACACCCGCGGCTGAAAGGGCGAGCACGCAGGTGCCCCATCGGCCCTGGCGCCTGTTGGCCTTGTCCGGTGGCTTGGCCTTGGCCTCGGAAATTGCCCATTGGGCCGGCTTCTCGCCTTGGCTGGTGGCGCCCTTGGCGCTGGCGGCCGTGCTTGGCAGCGGCCTGGGCACCTACCGCAAGGGATGGATCGCCCTCAAGCATCGCGATCTGAACATCAATGCGCTGATGACCATTGCCGTCACCGGCGCGATGCTGATCGGTCAATGGCCGGAAGCCGCCATGGTAATGGTCCTGTTCAGCATCGCCGAAATGATCGAGGCGCGCTCCCTGGACCGGGCGCGCCATGCAATCGATGGTTTGCTGCAATTGGCGCCGCAACAGGCAACGGTCAGGCAAGCCGACGGCGAATGGCTGGAAGTGGCGGCAGACAAGGTCAAGGTCGGCGAGCGGATACGGGTGAAGCCCGGTGAGCGGATCGCCCTGGACGGTACCGTGGTAGCCGGCGGCTCGGCCGTCGATCAGGCCGCTATCACCGGTGAAAGCGTGCCGGTCGACAAGGCCGAGGGCGACCCGGTGTTTGCCGGGAGTATCAATACCACCGGATCATTCGAGTACCAGGTCGTCGCGGAAGCGGGAAAGTCCGCACTGGCCCGTATCATCCACGCCGTGGAGCAGGCACGCGGCGCACGGGCGCCTACTCAGCGATTCGTCGAGCGCTTTGCCCGTATCTATACGCCCCTGGTCTTTGCGGCGGCGCTGGCCTTGGCGCTGCTGCCGCCTTTGCTGCTGGGTGGCGACTGGCATGACTGGATCTACAAAGCGCTGGTCCTGCTGGTGATCGCTTGTCCTTGCGCCTTGGTGATTTCCACGCCGGTTACCGTGGTCAGCGGGCTGGCCGCCGCTGCGAAGCACGGCATCCTGGTCAAGGGCGGGGTCTATCTGGAAGAAGGCCGCAAGCTGAAATGGCTGGCGCTGGACAAGACCGGTACCCTCACGCATGGCAAGCCCGCCTTGAGCCAGGTCCTGCCGCTCGACCCGCAGCGGGAGGACGAGGCAATGCAACGGGCCTGCAGCCTGGCGGCACGCTCCGATCATCCGGTTTCGCAGGCGCTGGCCCGAGCCGGCCAGGCACGCGGCATTCCCTTGCTGGCCGTCACCGATTTCACGGCTTTGCCTGGGCGTGGCGTCCAAGGCAGCCTGGAGGGAGAAACCTGGTGGCTGGGCAATCATCGCCTGATCGAAGAGAAGGGGGTTTGTTCGCCCTCCCTGGAGCAGCAGCTGGCTGCGCTGGAACAAGCGGGACAGACCGTCATCGCGCTGGGGGACGGCAAGGCGGTGCTGGCCTTGTTCGCGCTGGCGGACGCCATCAAGGACAGCAGCCGCGCGGCGATCCAGGCCTTGCATGAACTGGGCATCAAAACGGTGATGCTCAGCGGCGATAATCCGCACACCGTCAGCGCGATCGCCGCTCAAGCCGGCATCGACCAGGCCCATGGCGATCTATTGCCGGATGACAAGCGCGCCGCCATCGACCGCTTTGCCCAGTTGGGCATGGTCGGCATGGTCGGCGACGGCATCAACGATGCGCCGGCCCTGGCCCGCGCCGATATCGGCTTCGCCATGGGCGCGGCCGGCAGCGATAGCGCCATCGAAACGGCCGATGTGGCCTTGATGGACGACGATCTGCGCAAGATTGCCCGTTTTGTGCGCCTGTCGCAGACAACCCACCGCCGGCTGCTGCAAAATATCGCCCTCGCCCTGGGGATCAAGGCGGTTTTCCTGGTGTTGACGCTGCTGGGCATGGGCAGCATGTGGATGGCCGTCTTCGCCGATATGGGTGCAAGCCTGCTGGTCGTCGGCAACGGCCTGCGACTGCTACGTAGTTGAGCGATACGCATACAAACCAGCGAACGAAAGGAAGTCCATGAAACCCTCTCCCGACAATATCGGCCGCCGCAATCTACGTACCGTTGCCTGGCTGCTGCTCGCGGTGGCCTGCCTGGTATTCAGTGTGTTCTACAAGCGCGGCGTATTTGGCTGAGCAGGTATTAGTTCAGCACGCGCCTGAGCCCTGGCAGCCGCCCTAGCAGCAAGTCCATCAGCAACAGCAGCAACAGCGAAGCCAGCAACAGCGGGAAAATCAGCGCCAACACGCCCAGTACCGCCATACCCAGCTTCCAGTTCGGCAAATGACGCGAAGGGGCCGGTGCGCCGAGACGTCCGCTCGGCTTGCGCCGCCACCACATCCATATTCCGCTGACCGCCACCAGCAATACCAGCAGGCAGGCCAGGGTCATCAACAACTGGTTGGCGAGGCCGAACAGCTTGCCCTCGTGCAGGGCCACACCCATCTCGACCGCCTTGGGCAGCAGGGCATAGTCCTGGAAGGTCACCTTGGCCAGGACTTGGCCGCTGTACTGATCGATATGCAGGGTCTGCTCGTCGCGGGGGTCGGACGGGAAGATCGAGATCGTATATACCCCATCCGCGCCGTTCGGCAGGCTGATGCTGTAGCCCGGCAGCAGCCGGTGGGCGGTCGCGATGGCGACGATCCGGTCAAGGGGG contains the following coding sequences:
- a CDS encoding heavy metal translocating P-type ATPase, whose protein sequence is MSACCPDKPQCPSSPEAAKEQGKIRYRPLRHAHAPSAPAPAEQLGLALEAGYTGSRLHIAQLDCPTEEALIRKKLAAMKSVQSMRFDLLKGELSVVHAEGALPRVVAAITELGMTAREITGQTPAAERASTQVPHRPWRLLALSGGLALASEIAHWAGFSPWLVAPLALAAVLGSGLGTYRKGWIALKHRDLNINALMTIAVTGAMLIGQWPEAAMVMVLFSIAEMIEARSLDRARHAIDGLLQLAPQQATVRQADGEWLEVAADKVKVGERIRVKPGERIALDGTVVAGGSAVDQAAITGESVPVDKAEGDPVFAGSINTTGSFEYQVVAEAGKSALARIIHAVEQARGARAPTQRFVERFARIYTPLVFAAALALALLPPLLLGGDWHDWIYKALVLLVIACPCALVISTPVTVVSGLAAAAKHGILVKGGVYLEEGRKLKWLALDKTGTLTHGKPALSQVLPLDPQREDEAMQRACSLAARSDHPVSQALARAGQARGIPLLAVTDFTALPGRGVQGSLEGETWWLGNHRLIEEKGVCSPSLEQQLAALEQAGQTVIALGDGKAVLALFALADAIKDSSRAAIQALHELGIKTVMLSGDNPHTVSAIAAQAGIDQAHGDLLPDDKRAAIDRFAQLGMVGMVGDGINDAPALARADIGFAMGAAGSDSAIETADVALMDDDLRKIARFVRLSQTTHRRLLQNIALALGIKAVFLVLTLLGMGSMWMAVFADMGASLLVVGNGLRLLRS